One region of Armigeres subalbatus isolate Guangzhou_Male chromosome 3, GZ_Asu_2, whole genome shotgun sequence genomic DNA includes:
- the LOC134226323 gene encoding solute carrier family 35 member B1 homolog: MSGDKKTAIIAAVGIFVCYFYFGIIQEKITRGKYGDELQEDGTRGERFTYALALVGVQCICNWFFAKAILIAKPQNNDTTPKVYYASSSLTYLLAMISSNMALRWVAYPMQVVAKSAKPIPVMLLGVVFGRKSYTLQKYMFVLLIVIGVVLFMFKEGKTSNSPLEQEGLGQLLLIMSLIMDGLIGAIQERMRQHSSPSAQHMMVAMNGWSTLFVIPALLITGEAVEFVAFATKYPQMLGHLATLALAGALGQLFIFMMVSSFGALSCSVVTTTRKFFTVLCSVLLFGNSLSSRQWLGAVLVFSGLFADLFYGKKGSPAGKSPPKPKSKSESEGLVK; the protein is encoded by the exons ATGTCGGGGGACAAAAAGACAGCGATAATTGCGGCGGTGGGAATCTTCGTGTGCTATTTCTATTTCGGCATTATCCAGGAGAAAATCACCCGTGGCAAGTACGGCGATGAACTCCAAGAGGACGGAACACGAGGAGAACGATTCACCTACGCGTTAGCACTGGTTGGGGTACAGTGCATATGTAACTGGTTCTTTGCTAAGG CAATACTTATCGCGAAACCGCAGAACAATGACACTACACCAAAGGTGTACTATGCGTCCAGCTCGTTAACATATCTACTGGCAATGATTAGTTCGAACATGGCTCTGAGGTGGGTGGCTTACCCGATGCAAGTAGTCGCAAAATCTGCCAAACCCATCCCTGTGATGCTGTTGGGAGTTGTGTTCGGTAGAAAATCGTACACTTTGCAGAAGTACATGTTCGTTCTGCTGATTGTAATTGGAGTAGTGCTGTTTATGTTCAAGGAAGGCAAAACAAGCAATAGCCCGCTGGAGCAGGAAGGATTAGGGCAGCTATTGTTGATCATGAGTTTGATAATGGATGGACTGATCGGTGCCATACAA GAACGTATGCGCCAGCACAGTTCGCCATCTGCTCAGCATATGATGGTGGCGATGAACGGGTGGAGCACACTGTTTGTCATCCCTGCACTGTTGATCACCGGAGAGGCTGTCGAGTTCGTTGCCTTCGCCACCAAGTATCCTCAGATGCTGGGTCATCTGGCGACCCTCGCCCTGGCCGGCGCTCTTGGGCAGCTGTTCATCTTCATGATGGTCTCATCATTCGGAGCACTATCCTGTTCCGTCGTTACCACAACGCGGAAGTTCTTCACCGTACTGTGCTCGGTTTTGCTTTTTGGAAATAGCCTGTCTAGTCGGCAGTGGCTAGGAGCCGTCCTGGTCTTCAGTGGGCTGTTTGCCGATTTGTTCTATGGTAAGAAAGGCTCTCCTGCAGGAAAATCTCCGCCAAAGCCAAAAAGCAAGAGCGAGAGCGAAGGACTTGTTAAATAA
- the LOC134220632 gene encoding uncharacterized protein LOC134220632: MKHECSNCHVWSNCYRKLTPKLYDYAAERRIKLDKSCSYICNTCYCRLYRIIKKGNEPAAPSAVNIECENQELTVSEPSKLDDLAVAGPSGTNNFAVAGPSRVNNFAAPANINNGGFEIIDPNAAGSSEIDAVPSVESLFSLESTSAESIGSAGAQKPGDGQEILQQMKAKFDEISDRNDRYRILTSLPKSWTAYKMMQEFGISQRTAQRAKKLQIEKGFMSTPETRVNMLSLSGDTVTVVRDFYNSDEISRACPGKRDFVIENMAGEKVHVQRRLLLCNLREIYSIFKEQYFTFKIGFSMFSSSRPKIVF, from the exons ATGAAGCACGAATGCTCAAATTGCCATGTTTGGAGTAATTGTTACAGGAAACTTACTCCTAAACTGTATGATTATGCAGCGGAAAGGAGAATAAAATTGGATAAAAGCTGTTCCTACATTTGTAATACCTGCTATTGCCGACTTTATCGCATTATCAAGAAAGGAAACGAGCCAGCAGCTCCAAGTGCAGTTAATATAGAATGTGAAAATCAAGAACTCACCGTTTCTGAACCATCGAAACTTGATGATCTCGCCGTTGCCGGACCATCAGGCACCAATAATTTCGCCGTGGCGGGACCATCTAGAGTGAACAATTTCGCCGCACCAGCAAACATCAATAATGGTGGTTTCGAAATAATCGATCCCAATGCCGCTGGATCATCGGAAATTGACGCTGTTCCTAGTGTTG aatctttgttttctttggaatcAACGAGTGCTGAATCAATTGGTAGCGCTGGTGCCCAGAAACCCGGAGAcggtcaggaaattcttcaacaaatgaaggcaaaatttgatgaaatatctgaCAGAAACGATCGATATAGGATTCTAACTTCCCTTCCCAAATCCTGGACTGCATAcaaaatgatgcaagaattcggTATTTCGCAACGAACTGCTCAACGTGCAAAGAAATTACAGATTGAAAAAGGTTTTATGAGCACACCGGAGACCAGAGTAAATATGTTGTCTTTGAGCGGTGATACTGTAACTGTAGTTAGGGACTTTTATAATAGTGACGAGATAAGCAGAGCATGTCCTGGGAAAAGGGATTTCGTTATTGAAAATATGGCAGGAGAAAAAGTGCATGTACAGCGCAGGTTACTTTTATGTaaccttcgtgaaatttattcaattttcaaagagcaatattttacttttaaaattggattttcaatgttttccagCAGCCGCCCAAAAATTGTATTCTAG